A region from the Ctenopharyngodon idella isolate HZGC_01 chromosome 13, HZGC01, whole genome shotgun sequence genome encodes:
- the mrps6 gene encoding 28S ribosomal protein S6, mitochondrial yields MPRYELCVILKAMQRPETAAVLRRTVETLFERGAVVRSLENLGERRLPYKISKHNCRHTHGGYFSIDFHASPNIVSELLDHLERDVDVLRPTVLKKDVEISEAQGCGLQNEKAKSATSR; encoded by the coding sequence ATGCCGCGGTATGAGCTGTGTGTGATCTTAAAGGCGATGCAGAGGCCGGAGACCGCGGCTGTCCTGCGGCGCACGGTAGAGACTCTGTTCGAGCGGGGCGCTGTGGTCCGGAGTCTGGAGAACCTCGGAGAGCGCAGGCTGCCCTACAAGATCTCCAAACACAACTGTCGCCACACGCACGGTGGATACttctccattgacttccacgCCTCGCCGAATATCGTCAGCGAGCTGCTAGATCACCTTGAACGAGACGTTGACGTGCTGCGTCCGACAGTTTTAAAGAAAGACGTTGAGATTTCCGAGGCGCAGGGCTGTGGCCTACAAAATGAGAAAGCAAAGAGTGCCACATCCCGTTAA